The following coding sequences lie in one Dehalococcoidales bacterium genomic window:
- a CDS encoding tubulin/FtsZ family protein, producing MKLVVVGMGQCGGRIADEFARLNKKAQSRRGIEIVTGAFAVNTDIADLSGLTRIKPDYQHRILIGGRKTGGHGVGKINELGAEVAKEDADKVIESIRTTTKRLPEADAFLLTAGAAGGTGSGSIPIMAKHIKERFADKPVYAVIILPFEHEEQTEERTIYNAATCLKSTYLTADAIIVVDNQRYIRKDSPLRANLNNINTMIVEPFYNLLCAGEEKKTQYIGAKVLDAGDIIQTLSGWTVIGHSSSNFSLFRSIFQRTRDFRNKVNETQKGIQAMDEAIARLSVKCNPVDSRRALYLVSAPAKEMNMDMIKELGIYLKGMARESIIRSGDYPRQGGSMDVSVILSELNDLAKVRNYFTRTISLIANIKKKQEGLEGKFTALDGSLRDIPSLL from the coding sequence ATGAAATTAGTTGTCGTAGGTATGGGGCAATGCGGTGGCCGGATTGCTGATGAATTCGCCCGGTTGAATAAGAAGGCGCAAAGCCGGCGCGGGATCGAAATAGTTACCGGAGCCTTTGCCGTCAATACTGACATCGCTGACCTTAGTGGATTGACCCGTATCAAGCCCGATTACCAGCACCGCATACTTATCGGCGGCCGCAAGACCGGCGGCCACGGCGTGGGTAAAATCAATGAACTGGGCGCTGAAGTAGCCAAAGAAGACGCCGATAAAGTCATCGAGAGCATCAGGACAACAACCAAAAGACTGCCGGAAGCAGACGCCTTCTTGCTGACCGCCGGCGCTGCCGGCGGTACCGGCTCCGGCTCAATTCCGATAATGGCCAAACACATTAAAGAACGCTTCGCTGACAAACCGGTGTACGCTGTTATCATCCTCCCTTTCGAGCACGAAGAACAGACCGAGGAACGGACGATATATAATGCCGCCACCTGTCTTAAATCCACTTACCTCACCGCTGATGCCATCATCGTCGTTGATAACCAGAGGTATATCAGGAAGGATTCGCCGCTCAGAGCCAATCTGAACAACATTAATACCATGATTGTCGAACCGTTCTACAATCTGCTCTGCGCCGGTGAAGAGAAGAAGACTCAATACATCGGGGCAAAAGTGCTCGATGCCGGTGATATAATACAGACTCTATCCGGCTGGACGGTTATCGGACATAGCAGTTCCAATTTCTCCCTGTTCCGCTCCATCTTCCAGCGGACACGCGATTTCAGGAACAAGGTCAATGAAACTCAAAAAGGCATCCAAGCTATGGATGAAGCCATCGCCAGGCTATCGGTCAAGTGTAATCCCGTTGATTCCCGGAGAGCCCTGTATCTGGTATCGGCACCGGCCAAAGAAATGAATATGGACATGATCAAGGAACTGGGGATTTACCTTAAAGGCATGGCCCGTGAGTCAATTATAAGGAGTGGCGACTACCCGCGGCAAGGCGGTTCAATGGATGTTTCCGTTATCCTGTCCGAACTGAATGACCTGGCTAAAGTCAGGAACTACTTTACCCGGACTATCAGCCTCATCGCCAACATCAAAAAGAAACAGGAAGGTCTGGAAGGTAAATTTACCGCACTGGATGGTAGCCTGAGAGATATACCTTCGCTGCTATAA